In Mastacembelus armatus chromosome 22, fMasArm1.2, whole genome shotgun sequence, a genomic segment contains:
- the nin gene encoding ninein isoform X2, translating to MGDGQEQDHYEERLKEVFNSFDTSGCGSLCPEELSDLCQSLHLDDATPVLLHTLLQNQDHLTARVDFEQFKNALILVLSSAIEPPQEEEQETLQKPESPEIQPKFVKGSKRYGRRSTPEFTEPISDFSQFANSHSVDEDDLGNNYDSAVPRKRERWNAHETSTEEYEAEGQMHLWNPDEPSTPRRAFVPLSARLEERAHEACEELGISWDGCAGQTELLTLCEHLSLEVNGDVLLSLNADAVMNVQEFVSRVVNYNKPPTPSASTPYRQLKRHHSTQPFDEGGRRIATPSALTSTISMRLFSTLDDGTGYTPAEYILDAWMAEGIENSTEILQALNFGLDGKLSLSDLTMALENELLVTKNGIHQAALASFKAEIRYLLECVDRELREKEKIRSDLEKAEKMKTQLATEVDEHHTAIEHMNSLNLRKLEQDHKEKLAAVRAELVKEMDQIQQQAGLQREELEAEIEKIREDESFLRDHLSISVKENRRLEMELLDSTEKLAEAQSQITKLQGSLDNIMKEKFGDLDPGSADFFLQEERIKQLRVGYEAQCRELQDRIDELQSELQEFQSLGRGNQPCPKPLSEELESKSPGMESDPGIGSEEVQPFSMSLEAEMMLEQLKDQHLQEMEDLRNQLETKINEFDKMVEKQRKSHEDQKAALVFQYQQEVKALREEMANVQNHTQELESQLEQVELERSCLEQKQAEEREELKNQQEEEVGSLRQQLLEAHTYTADLEEQLKTLEAQLTELEETFLTEIEELKKQHALKMNKLEEMHVELFEAKVDEERKKLQEEKAQLEKRLLDDYEIQKELLLQAHEDKLRARLEEAKIRFEEERDEIVKRLTEQWQRERTQLDEQSHESLQVLLGEEMLRIVREQEEKESNLKEQWEIEQNQLQERHEEALLNKILQERLQMQEQYEQREKRLKEEWERERLQLEEDYEGMLQDRLNEDREKLETEKEEMEKKLEGLMAEERAQVEASHQEAMRELIFKHIQERDALSSMLDKLREDIAQERVEASRLAEENLVLKQKIAALKEEDLKEAQEELIQALEHLKNEKIAAQKAAENFKKQISELRLQNQKLEDDSIMLSERNVQNIADMETLRQQLEELIKENDSREALSAEEKDKLAACVSALEAELTKALEDAAQLQERNNQLSQQLSGLKVKVKADEETLQAVNHQSARLKTDLRVLQQDRDSLKHEVAVLHKQLQNANDKNHVLEMALHSTGLQNQSKKLYRDEMSRLMGQEQQLLRQENDRLQAEMLDIRGELMQSRERVRQLDATVLSLKQHKQHSQSSLVKALEQENTSLKHELGAQKELTKGCEAGQGHTELESLLQENEVLKAQMARLSTQLLETFQAQLVGLLPPSPHRMPRGPHRGDDPDNMQDERERKMKNMEERMREIELSLRNVKLLLKEKVAQLKDQLYKNGKADGLIKDLYVENAQLLKALEITEQRQKIAEKKNYLLEEKISSLNKIVRDLNPSPLPVLPYHYKCT from the exons ATGGGTGACGGCCAAGAGCAGGACCACTATGAGGAGCGTCTGAAAGAAgtttttaacagttttgatACAAGCGGTTGTGGTTCTCTGTGCCCAGAGGAACTCTCTGACCTCTGCCAGTCCCTGCACCTGGATGATGCCACACCAGTCCTCCTCCATACACTGCTGCAAAACCAGGACCACCTCACTGCCAGG GTTGACTTTGAGCAGTTCAAAAATGCACTGATTTTGGTTTTGTCATCAGCCATCGAGCCACCtcaagaagaagaacaggagaCTTTGCAGAAACCTG AATCTCCCGAGATCCAACCAAAGTTTGTGAAGGGCAGTAAACGCTATGGTCGCCGGTCCACGCCAGAGTTCACAGAGCCTATTTCAGACTTCTCTCAATTTGCCAATTCACACTCGGTGGATGAGGACGATCTGGGGAACAACTATGACTCGGCTGTTCCCAGAAAGCGTGAG CGCTGGAATGCTCATGAAACAAGCACAGAGGAGTACGAGGCAGAAG GCCAGATGCACCTCTGGAACCCTGATGAGCCGAGCACACCTCGGAGAGCTTTCGTTCCTCTGTCAGCCCGCTTAGAGGAGCGAGCGCATGAAGCCTGTGAGGAGCTGGGAATATCATGGGATGGGTGTGCTGGACAGACTGAGCTGCTCACTCTCTGTGAACACCTGAGCCTGGAG GTGAACGGGGATGTGCTCCTGAGTCTAAATGCTGATGCAGTGATGAATGTTCAGGAGTTTGTTTCCAGGGTTGTAAACTACAACAAGCCGCCCACACCATCCGCCTCCACGCCGTACAGACAGCTCAAACGACATCACTCcactcag CCCTTTGATGAGGGAGGCCGTAGGATAGCCACCCCTTCTGCTTTAACCAGCACCATTAGCATGCGTCTTTTCTCCACCCTCGATGATGGTACCGGTTACACTCCAGCTGAATACATCCTGGATGCCTGGATGGCAGAGGGCAtagaaaacagcacagagatcCTGCAG GCTTTGAATTTCGGCCTGGATGGCAAACTGAGTCTTAGTGATCTCACCATGGCACTGGAAAATGAGCTGCTCGTTACTAAGAATGGGATTCACCAAGCAGCACTGGCGAGCTTTAAAGCTGAGATCAGATATCTCCT AGAGTGTGTCGACAGAGAActcagagagaaggagaaaatccGATCTGACCtggaaaaagcagagaaaatgaaaactcaGCTCGCCACTGAAGTGGATGAGCATCACACTGCCATAGAGCACATGAACAGCCTCAATCTCAG GAAGCTGGAGCAGGACCACAAAGAGAAATTAGCAGCAGTACGAGCTGAGTTGGTGAAAGAGATGGATCAGATCCAGCAGCAGGCAGGCCTGCAGCGTGAGGAACTGGAGGCAGAGATCGAGAAGATCAGGGAAGACGAGTCTTTCCTCAGGGACCACCTCTCAATCTCTGTGAAG GAAAATAGACGTCTTGAAATGGAGCTGCTGGACAGCACAGAAAAACTGGCAGAGGCACAAAGTCAAATTACAAAACTCCAGGGAAGTTTGGACAACATTATGAAAGAAAAG TTTGGAGACTTGGATCCTGGCAGTGCAGATTTCTTTCTCCAAGAAGAACGTATTAAACAACTACGTGTCGGCTACGAAGCTCAGTGCAGG GAGCTGCAGGATCGTATTGATGAGCTGCAGTCAGAGTTGCAGGAGTTTCAGAGTCTTGGTCGAGGTAATCAGCCCTGCCCCAAACCTCTCTCAGAGGAACTGGAGAGTAAAAGCCCTGGCATGGAGTCGGATCCAG GCATCGGTTCAGAGGAGGTTCAGCCGTTCAGCATGAGCCTGGAGGCAGAGATGATGCTGGAGCAGCTGAAGGATCAGCATCTTCAGGAAATGGAGGATTTGCGAAACCAGCTGGAGACTAAG ATCAATGAATTTGACAAGATGGTAGAAAAGCAGAGGAAGTCCCATGAGGACCAGAAGGCTGCCTTAGTCTTCCAGTACCAGCAGGAGGTCAAGGCTTTGAGGGAGGAGATGGCCAATGTTCAGAACCATACACAGGAGCTTGAGAGCCAACTAGAGCAGGTGGAGCTGGAGCGATCCTGTCTGGAGCAGAAGCAGGCTGAGGAGAGGGAAGAACTCAAAAACCAGCAAGAGGAGGAAGTGGGAAGTCTTAGACAACAGCTGCTGGAGGCCCACACCTACACCGCAGacctggaggagcagctgaagacCCTTGAAGCCCAACTGACTGAGCTGGAGGAAACTTTCCTGACGGAGATAGAGGAACTGAAAAAGCAACATGCTCTAAAGATGAATAAACTCGAAGAGATGCATGTAGAGCTTTTTGAGGCCAAAGTGGACgaggagagaaagaaactgCAGGAAGAAAAGGCCCAGTTGGAGAAGAGATTGTTAGATGATTATGAAATTCAGAAAGAACTGTTGCTACAAGCCCATGAGGACAAATTGAGGGCTAGACTGGAGGAGGCAAAGATCAGGTTTGAAGAGGAGCGTGATGAGATTGTGAAAAGACTTACAGAGcagtggcagagagagaggactcAGCTGGATGAGCAGAGTCATGAGTCTCTACAGGTGCTGCTGGGGGAAGAGATGCTGAGAATTGTCAGGGAacaagaagagaaggagagcaATCTCAAGGAGCAGTGGGAGATTGAACAAAATCAACTTCAGGAGCGTCATGAGGAGGCATTGCTTAATAAAATACTTCAAGAAAGGTTGCAGATGCAGGAGCAGTATGAGCAGAGGGAGAAGCGGCTGAAGGAGgagtgggagagggagagactTCAGCTGGAGGAGGATTATGAAGGGATGCTCCAGGATAGGCTGAATGAGGACAGGGAGAAGCTTGAGACTGagaaggaggagatggagaaaaaacTAGAAGGCCTAATGGCAGAGGAGAGAGCACAGGTTGAGGCGAGCCATCAAGAGGCTATGAGGGAGCTGATCTTCAAGCACATACAGGAGAGGGACGCCCTGAGCAGCATGTTGGACAAACTGCGAGAGGACATCGCTCAGGAGAG agTGGAGGCCAGTCGTCTTGCTGAAGAAAACCTGGTCCTCAAACAAAAGATTGCTGCTTTGAAGGAAGAGGATTTGAAAGAGGCCCAGGAAGAGTTAAT ACAAGCATTGGAGCACCTAAAAAACGAGAAGATTGCTGCTCAAAAGGCAGCAGAGAATTTCAAGAAACAG ATATCAGAGCTGCGTTTGCAGAACCAGAAACTTGAGGATGACAGTATAATGCTGTCAGAGAGAAATGTCCAAAATATCGCTGATATGGAGACTCTACGACAGCAGCTGGAAGAGCTGATAAAGGAGAATGACAGCAGGGAGGCGCTGTCTGCTGAAGAGAAAGACAAG CTGGCAGCTTGTGTATCTGCTCTGGAGGCAGAGCTGACCAAAGCTCTGGAGGATGCTGCACAGCTGCAGGAGAGAAATAACCAGCtgtcacagcagctgtctgGCCTTAAAGTGAAG GTCAAAGCAGATGAAGAAACTCTACAAGCCGTCAACCATCAAAGTGCTCGTCTCAAGACAGACCTGCGTGTTTTGCAGCAGGACAGGGATTCCCTCAAACATGAAGTTGCAGTCCTTCACAAGCAGCTGCAGAATGCCAACGATAAA AACCATGTTTTGGAGATGGCTTTGCACTCGACTGGTCTGCAGAATCAGAGCAAGAAGCTGTACAGAGATGAGATGTCTCGACTGATGGGACAGGAGCAGCAGCTACTGAGGCAAGAGAACGACAGACTTCAGGCCGAAATGCTCGATATCAGAGGAGAGCTCATGCAGTCCAGGGAGAGG GTCCGCCAGCTTGATGCTACAGTCCTGTCCctgaagcagcacaaacagcataGTCAGTCCTCACTGGTGAAGGCCCTGGAGCAGGAGAACACCTCTCTGAAGCACGAGCTTGGGGCTCAAAAGGAGTTGACCAAG GGCTGTGAAGCTGGACAGGGACACACAGAGCTGGAAAGTCTCCTGCAAGAAAACGAGGTACTCAAGGCCCAAATGGCTCGACTGTCCACACAGCTGCTAGAG ACATTTCAGGCTCAGTTGGTTGGACTTCTGCCTCCATCACCTCACAGGATGCCCAGAGGACCACATCGAGGGGATGACCCGGACAACATGCAG GATGAAagggagaggaagatgaagaataTGGAAGAGCGTATGAGGGAAATTGAACTGTCGCTGCGTAATGTCAAGCTGCTGCTCAAAGAGAAAGTTGCTCAGCTAAAAGACCAG
- the nin gene encoding ninein isoform X5 translates to MKLLFGTLVEGRLLSCGMGDGQEQDHYEERLKEVFNSFDTSGCGSLCPEELSDLCQSLHLDDATPVLLHTLLQNQDHLTARVDFEQFKNALILVLSSAIEPPQEEEQETLQKPESPEIQPKFVKGSKRYGRRSTPEFTEPISDFSQFANSHSVDEDDLGNNYDSAVPRKRERWNAHETSTEEYEAEGQMHLWNPDEPSTPRRAFVPLSARLEERAHEACEELGISWDGCAGQTELLTLCEHLSLEVNGDVLLSLNADAVMNVQEFVSRVVNYNKPPTPSASTPYRQLKRHHSTQPFDEGGRRIATPSALTSTISMRLFSTLDDGTGYTPAEYILDAWMAEGIENSTEILQALNFGLDGKLSLSDLTMALENELLVTKNGIHQAALASFKAEIRYLLECVDRELREKEKIRSDLEKAEKMKTQLATEVDEHHTAIEHMNSLNLRKLEQDHKEKLAAVRAELVKEMDQIQQQAGLQREELEAEIEKIREDESFLRDHLSISVKENRRLEMELLDSTEKLAEAQSQITKLQGSLDNIMKEKFGDLDPGSADFFLQEERIKQLRVGYEAQCRELQDRIDELQSELQEFQSLGRGNQPCPKPLSEELESKSPGMESDPGIGSEEVQPFSMSLEAEMMLEQLKDQHLQEMEDLRNQLETKINEFDKMVEKQRKSHEDQKAALVFQYQQEVKALREEMANVQNHTQELESQLEQVELERSCLEQKQAEEREELKNQQEEEVGSLRQQLLEAHTYTADLEEQLKTLEAQLTELEETFLTEIEELKKQHALKMNKLEEMHVELFEAKVDEERKKLQEEKAQLEKRLLDDYEIQKELLLQAHEDKLRARLEEAKIRFEEERDEIVKRLTEQWQRERTQLDEQSHESLQVLLGEEMLRIVREQEEKESNLKEQWEIEQNQLQERHEEALLNKILQERLQMQEQYEQREKRLKEEWERERLQLEEDYEGMLQDRLNEDREKLETEKEEMEKKLEGLMAEERAQVEASHQEAMRELIFKHIQERDALSSMLDKLREDIAQERREIQISFTQRIKEVEDRFSGDQESVAERFQADVLKLEEHYQSELKALSQSQAEQKLHWEAQIQEALENAEKQRRMMVEVMEQERKRQNEEWAKERCELEIMNMEEIEELAIKNKQLHNKLDDVISMAQTKEIELSKQLNDLHNRLQESLETKDKLLAQSELLLNQTVDDFKEERAELLSIQSELEAKYSDMLLVSERQKTERDDLKMKIEELEMLLRRAAVDFELERRDLQKYISVLEKEDNDNDRDELLAGRDLLQRRIKELEMELSQLLASKEKSDKEMDESNELNTHIEEIQISFSEDSCYQALVCLSPFLTEPDVVAENIRQSPDAVDGHPENVRDDGHEYNKVVPAASYDQGDKMPEMMMVATENQEQDSYIVLTENNSWPENALGIEHGCEIQVDSVSNDQNKDSSPKEAKGVPDDCFTETGLCHKEDPEPNVKKVENKKDSVSSEMQCVSSCELFEGVDVHKDATDTEKKITLESCEEDNKPQDVPVMDIENPSQYDKPYHETVVDPSVLQETDDLAELCLEDTEVRCFLNNSHGYKQESVYVSDREHLADKIQTEQADCIQDPLEHLDGDAECEDQAHSLLKLQALCDTAREENTLLHEKISLLQQKTEILENLLAHNSEKIKSSHQILEENYNLKVKMLLLMEHVKELEIKALKMTELEIRYEDCMCENFKLKDQNDELEKKLWSLESRIGILHDFHDEQISFAGEIGSMKEDDIKLSQLFSELDKQDEFLSAMHPGAEDGFLDLTHEVDVLEVSDLQDCCVDFEKQNTKLRSAITELQDRSQTLNETTHAHRVEASRLAEENLVLKQKIAALKEEDLKEAQEELIQALEHLKNEKIAAQKAAENFKKQISELRLQNQKLEDDSIMLSERNVQNIADMETLRQQLEELIKENDSREALSAEEKDKLAACVSALEAELTKALEDAAQLQERNNQLSQQLSGLKVKVKADEETLQAVNHQSARLKTDLRVLQQDRDSLKHEVAVLHKQLQNANDKNHVLEMALHSTGLQNQSKKLYRDEMSRLMGQEQQLLRQENDRLQAEMLDIRGELMQSRERVRQLDATVLSLKQHKQHSQSSLVKALEQENTSLKHELGAQKELTKGCEAGQGHTELESLLQENEVLKAQMARLSTQLLETFQAQLVGLLPPSPHRMPRGPHRGDDPDNMQDERERKMKNMEERMREIELSLRNVKLLLKEKVAQLKDQLYKNGKADGLIKDLYVENAQLLKALEITEQRQKIAEKKNYLLEEKISSLNKIVRDLNPSPLPVLPYHYKCT, encoded by the exons ATGAAGTTGCTCTTTGGAACACTTGTTGAG GGCAGGCTGCTGTCCTGTGGGATGGGTGACGGCCAAGAGCAGGACCACTATGAGGAGCGTCTGAAAGAAgtttttaacagttttgatACAAGCGGTTGTGGTTCTCTGTGCCCAGAGGAACTCTCTGACCTCTGCCAGTCCCTGCACCTGGATGATGCCACACCAGTCCTCCTCCATACACTGCTGCAAAACCAGGACCACCTCACTGCCAGG GTTGACTTTGAGCAGTTCAAAAATGCACTGATTTTGGTTTTGTCATCAGCCATCGAGCCACCtcaagaagaagaacaggagaCTTTGCAGAAACCTG AATCTCCCGAGATCCAACCAAAGTTTGTGAAGGGCAGTAAACGCTATGGTCGCCGGTCCACGCCAGAGTTCACAGAGCCTATTTCAGACTTCTCTCAATTTGCCAATTCACACTCGGTGGATGAGGACGATCTGGGGAACAACTATGACTCGGCTGTTCCCAGAAAGCGTGAG CGCTGGAATGCTCATGAAACAAGCACAGAGGAGTACGAGGCAGAAG GCCAGATGCACCTCTGGAACCCTGATGAGCCGAGCACACCTCGGAGAGCTTTCGTTCCTCTGTCAGCCCGCTTAGAGGAGCGAGCGCATGAAGCCTGTGAGGAGCTGGGAATATCATGGGATGGGTGTGCTGGACAGACTGAGCTGCTCACTCTCTGTGAACACCTGAGCCTGGAG GTGAACGGGGATGTGCTCCTGAGTCTAAATGCTGATGCAGTGATGAATGTTCAGGAGTTTGTTTCCAGGGTTGTAAACTACAACAAGCCGCCCACACCATCCGCCTCCACGCCGTACAGACAGCTCAAACGACATCACTCcactcag CCCTTTGATGAGGGAGGCCGTAGGATAGCCACCCCTTCTGCTTTAACCAGCACCATTAGCATGCGTCTTTTCTCCACCCTCGATGATGGTACCGGTTACACTCCAGCTGAATACATCCTGGATGCCTGGATGGCAGAGGGCAtagaaaacagcacagagatcCTGCAG GCTTTGAATTTCGGCCTGGATGGCAAACTGAGTCTTAGTGATCTCACCATGGCACTGGAAAATGAGCTGCTCGTTACTAAGAATGGGATTCACCAAGCAGCACTGGCGAGCTTTAAAGCTGAGATCAGATATCTCCT AGAGTGTGTCGACAGAGAActcagagagaaggagaaaatccGATCTGACCtggaaaaagcagagaaaatgaaaactcaGCTCGCCACTGAAGTGGATGAGCATCACACTGCCATAGAGCACATGAACAGCCTCAATCTCAG GAAGCTGGAGCAGGACCACAAAGAGAAATTAGCAGCAGTACGAGCTGAGTTGGTGAAAGAGATGGATCAGATCCAGCAGCAGGCAGGCCTGCAGCGTGAGGAACTGGAGGCAGAGATCGAGAAGATCAGGGAAGACGAGTCTTTCCTCAGGGACCACCTCTCAATCTCTGTGAAG GAAAATAGACGTCTTGAAATGGAGCTGCTGGACAGCACAGAAAAACTGGCAGAGGCACAAAGTCAAATTACAAAACTCCAGGGAAGTTTGGACAACATTATGAAAGAAAAG TTTGGAGACTTGGATCCTGGCAGTGCAGATTTCTTTCTCCAAGAAGAACGTATTAAACAACTACGTGTCGGCTACGAAGCTCAGTGCAGG GAGCTGCAGGATCGTATTGATGAGCTGCAGTCAGAGTTGCAGGAGTTTCAGAGTCTTGGTCGAGGTAATCAGCCCTGCCCCAAACCTCTCTCAGAGGAACTGGAGAGTAAAAGCCCTGGCATGGAGTCGGATCCAG GCATCGGTTCAGAGGAGGTTCAGCCGTTCAGCATGAGCCTGGAGGCAGAGATGATGCTGGAGCAGCTGAAGGATCAGCATCTTCAGGAAATGGAGGATTTGCGAAACCAGCTGGAGACTAAG ATCAATGAATTTGACAAGATGGTAGAAAAGCAGAGGAAGTCCCATGAGGACCAGAAGGCTGCCTTAGTCTTCCAGTACCAGCAGGAGGTCAAGGCTTTGAGGGAGGAGATGGCCAATGTTCAGAACCATACACAGGAGCTTGAGAGCCAACTAGAGCAGGTGGAGCTGGAGCGATCCTGTCTGGAGCAGAAGCAGGCTGAGGAGAGGGAAGAACTCAAAAACCAGCAAGAGGAGGAAGTGGGAAGTCTTAGACAACAGCTGCTGGAGGCCCACACCTACACCGCAGacctggaggagcagctgaagacCCTTGAAGCCCAACTGACTGAGCTGGAGGAAACTTTCCTGACGGAGATAGAGGAACTGAAAAAGCAACATGCTCTAAAGATGAATAAACTCGAAGAGATGCATGTAGAGCTTTTTGAGGCCAAAGTGGACgaggagagaaagaaactgCAGGAAGAAAAGGCCCAGTTGGAGAAGAGATTGTTAGATGATTATGAAATTCAGAAAGAACTGTTGCTACAAGCCCATGAGGACAAATTGAGGGCTAGACTGGAGGAGGCAAAGATCAGGTTTGAAGAGGAGCGTGATGAGATTGTGAAAAGACTTACAGAGcagtggcagagagagaggactcAGCTGGATGAGCAGAGTCATGAGTCTCTACAGGTGCTGCTGGGGGAAGAGATGCTGAGAATTGTCAGGGAacaagaagagaaggagagcaATCTCAAGGAGCAGTGGGAGATTGAACAAAATCAACTTCAGGAGCGTCATGAGGAGGCATTGCTTAATAAAATACTTCAAGAAAGGTTGCAGATGCAGGAGCAGTATGAGCAGAGGGAGAAGCGGCTGAAGGAGgagtgggagagggagagactTCAGCTGGAGGAGGATTATGAAGGGATGCTCCAGGATAGGCTGAATGAGGACAGGGAGAAGCTTGAGACTGagaaggaggagatggagaaaaaacTAGAAGGCCTAATGGCAGAGGAGAGAGCACAGGTTGAGGCGAGCCATCAAGAGGCTATGAGGGAGCTGATCTTCAAGCACATACAGGAGAGGGACGCCCTGAGCAGCATGTTGGACAAACTGCGAGAGGACATCGCTCAGGAGAG GAGGGAAATCCAGATCAGCTTCACCCAGAGAATCAAAGAAGTGGAAGATCGTTTCTCAGGTGATCAAGAATCTGTTGCGGAGCGTTTTCAGGCTGATGTTTTGAAGCTTGAAGAGCACTACCAAAGTGAGCTGAAGGCGCTTTCTCAAAGCCAAGCTGAGCAGAAGCTCCACTGGGAAGCACAGATACAGGAGGCTCTTGAGAACGCTGAAAAACAGCGAAGAATGATGGTGGAGGTCATGGAACAGGAGAGAAAGCGCCAGAATGAGGAGTGGGCAAAAGAACGATGTGAGCTTGAAATTATGAACATGGAAGAAATAGAAGAACTGGCGATAAAGAACAAGCAACTGCACAATAAACTGGATGATGTTATTAGCATGGCCCAGACTAAAGAGATAGAGCTGAGTAAACAGCTGAATGATCTCCATAACAGACTGCAGGAAAGCCTGGAAACCAAAGACAAGCTCCTTGCTCAGTCTGAACTCCTGTTAAATCAAACAGTGGACGATTTTAAAGAGGAGAGGGCAGAACTTCTGAGCATCCAGTCAGAACTTGAAGCAAAATACAGCGACATGCTTTTGGTTTCTgagaggcagaaaacagagcGAGATGATTTAAAGATGAAAATCGAGGAGCTGGAAATGCTTCTCAGACGGGCAGCAGTGGACTTTGAGCTGGAGAGGAGGGATCTACAGAAATATATCTCTGTCCTTGAGAAAGAGGACAACGATAATGACAGAGATGAGCTTTTAGCAGGGAGGGATCTGCTTCAGAGAAGAATTAAAGAGCTAGAGATGGAACTCAGTCAGCTTTTGGCCTCTAAAGAAAAGTCTGATAAAGAAATGGATGAATCAAATGAATTGAACACACATATAGAGGAGATCCAGATTTCTTTCTCTGAAGATTCCTGTTATCAGGCACTGGTTTGCTTGTCACCATTTCTGACTGAACCAGATGTTGTTGCAGAGAATATAAGACAGAGCCCTGATGCAGTGGATGGACACCctgaaaatgtcagagatgatGGACATGAATATAATAAAGTGGTTCCTGCTGCCAGTTATGATCAAGGTGACAAGATGCCAGAGATGATGATGGTTGCCACTGAAAACCAAGAACAAGACAGTTATATTGTCCTGACTGAGAATAATTCATGGCCTGAAAATGCTCTTGGTATTGAACACGGATGTGAAATTCAAGTTGATTCTGTTTCTAATGACCAAAATAAAGATTCAAGCCCAAAAGAAGCCAAAGGAGTCCCTGATGACTGTTTTACAGAAACTGGACTTTGTCACAAAGAAGACCCTGAACCAAATGTGAagaaagtggaaaacaaaaaagactcTGTTTCCTCAGAGATGCAGTGTGTCTCATCATGTGAGCTGTTTGAAGGTGTAGATGTCCATAAAGATGCAACAgatactgagaaaaaaataactctTGAATCATGTGAGGAGGACAACAAACCTCAAGATGTACCAGTTATGGACATTGAAAACCCTTCCCAATATGATAAGCCGTATCATGAGACTGTGGTTGATCCatcagtgctgcaggagacagaTGACCTAGCTGAACTGTGTTTGGAGGATACTGAGGTTAGGTGTTTCCTAAATAACTCTCACGGCTATAAACAGGAATCTGTATATGTTTCAGACCGTGAACATTTAGCAGATAAAATACAGACTGAGCAGGCTGATTGCATACAAGATCCTCTGGAACATCTGGATGGAGATGCTGAATGTGAGGACCAGGCTCATTCTCTCCTTAAACTTCAGGCTTTGTGTGACACTGCCAGAGAGGAGAACACCCTCCTACATGAGAAGATTTCTCTGCTGcaacaaaagacagaaatacttGAGAATCTGTTGGCTCATAACAGTGAAAAGATCAAATCTAGTCACCAGATTCTGGAGGAAAACTACAACCTCAAAGTTAAAATGTTACTGTTAATGGAGCATGTGAAAGAGCTGGAGATAAAGGCCTTAAAGATGACAGAGCTTGAGATTAGATATGAAGACTGCATGTGTGAAAACTTCAAACTCAAGGACCAAAATGATGAACTTGAAAAGAAGCTTTGGAGCCTTGAAAGCAGAATTGGTATTCTCCACGATTTCCATGATGAGCAGATTTCATTTGCAGGTGAAATCGGCAGTATGAAGGAGGACGATATCAAGTTATCACAGTTGTTCAGTGAACTGGACAAGCAGGATGAGTTTCTTTCAGCCATGCATCCAGGTGCTGAGGACGGGTTTCTGGATCTGACTCACGAGGTGGATGTTCTGGAGGTGAGTGACCTACAGGACTGCTGCGTGGACTTTGAGAAGCAGAACACCAAACTTCGCAGTGccatcacagagctgcaggacaGGTCACAGACATTAAATGAAACAACGCATGCTCATAG agTGGAGGCCAGTCGTCTTGCTGAAGAAAACCTGGTCCTCAAACAAAAGATTGCTGCTTTGAAGGAAGAGGATTTGAAAGAGGCCCAGGAAGAGTTAAT ACAAGCATTGGAGCACCTAAAAAACGAGAAGATTGCTGCTCAAAAGGCAGCAGAGAATTTCAAGAAACAG ATATCAGAGCTGCGTTTGCAGAACCAGAAACTTGAGGATGACAGTATAATGCTGTCAGAGAGAAATGTCCAAAATATCGCTGATATGGAGACTCTACGACAGCAGCTGGAAGAGCTGATAAAGGAGAATGACAGCAGGGAGGCGCTGTCTGCTGAAGAGAAAGACAAG CTGGCAGCTTGTGTATCTGCTCTGGAGGCAGAGCTGACCAAAGCTCTGGAGGATGCTGCACAGCTGCAGGAGAGAAATAACCAGCtgtcacagcagctgtctgGCCTTAAAGTGAAG GTCAAAGCAGATGAAGAAACTCTACAAGCCGTCAACCATCAAAGTGCTCGTCTCAAGACAGACCTGCGTGTTTTGCAGCAGGACAGGGATTCCCTCAAACATGAAGTTGCAGTCCTTCACAAGCAGCTGCAGAATGCCAACGATAAA AACCATGTTTTGGAGATGGCTTTGCACTCGACTGGTCTGCAGAATCAGAGCAAGAAGCTGTACAGAGATGAGATGTCTCGACTGATGGGACAGGAGCAGCAGCTACTGAGGCAAGAGAACGACAGACTTCAGGCCGAAATGCTCGATATCAGAGGAGAGCTCATGCAGTCCAGGGAGAGG GTCCGCCAGCTTGATGCTACAGTCCTGTCCctgaagcagcacaaacagcataGTCAGTCCTCACTGGTGAAGGCCCTGGAGCAGGAGAACACCTCTCTGAAGCACGAGCTTGGGGCTCAAAAGGAGTTGACCAAG GGCTGTGAAGCTGGACAGGGACACACAGAGCTGGAAAGTCTCCTGCAAGAAAACGAGGTACTCAAGGCCCAAATGGCTCGACTGTCCACACAGCTGCTAGAG ACATTTCAGGCTCAGTTGGTTGGACTTCTGCCTCCATCACCTCACAGGATGCCCAGAGGACCACATCGAGGGGATGACCCGGACAACATGCAG GATGAAagggagaggaagatgaagaataTGGAAGAGCGTATGAGGGAAATTGAACTGTCGCTGCGTAATGTCAAGCTGCTGCTCAAAGAGAAAGTTGCTCAGCTAAAAGACCAG